A single genomic interval of Salmo trutta chromosome 13, fSalTru1.1, whole genome shotgun sequence harbors:
- the LOC115205466 gene encoding protein FAM199X-like produces MSEALYEKFLSPEEPFPRLLSQRGNISETGTLDVSDFGCQLSSCHRTDQLRRLHSNRWNLTSCGTSVASSECSEELFSSVSVGDQEDCYSLLDDQEFTSFDLFPEGSVCSDVSSSISTYWDWSDSEFEWQLPGSDITSGSDVLSDIIPSVPSSPCLSSKRKTKPHRNLDELPWSAMTNDEQVEYIEYLSRKVSTEMGLREQLDIIKIIDPCAQISPTDSEFIIELNCLTDDKLKQVRNYIREHSPRQRPSSTRDGWKRSGHSSASTSGVSSSNASLVSSASSSTGSTGSTGNSTSNCSTANISRAHSDGNLSSAAERIRDSKKRSKQRKLQQKALRKRQLKEQRQARKERLSGLFLNEEVLSLKVTEEDHGEDVVDVFM; encoded by the exons ATGTCTGAGGCTCTTTATGAAAAGTTCCTCTCTCCAGAGGAGCCCTTTCCACGGCTGCTGTCTCAGCGAGGGAACATCAGTGAGACGGGCACATTGGATGTCAGTGACTTTGGCTGTCAGTTATCCTCTTGTCACCGGACAGACCAACTGCGCCGCTTACATAGTAACAG ATGGAACCTGACTTCTTGTGGAACCAGTGTGGCCAGCTCCGAATGCAGTGAGGAGCTGTTCTCCTCCGTTTCTGTGGGAGACCAGGAAGACTGCTACTCCCTTTTGGATGACCAGGAGTTCACCTCTTTTGACCTGTTCCCGGAGGGCAGCGTCTGCAGCGACGTGTCTTCCTCTATCAGCACTTACTGGGACTGGTCAGACAGCGAGTTTGAGTGGCAG TTGCCTGGAAGTGACATAACCAGTGGAAGTGATGTACTCTCTGACATCATACCCAGTGTTCccagctccccatgcctctcctCCAAGAGAAAGACCAAACCCCATAGAAATCTGGATGAGCTCCCTTGGAGTGCTATGACCAATGATGAACAG GTGGAATATATTGAATATCTAAGCAGAAAGGTCAGCACAGAGATGGGGCTGCGAGAGCAGTTGGACATCATCAAGATCATTGACCCGTGTGCACAGATATCCCCCACAGACAGCGAGTTCATCATTGAGCTCAACTGCCTGACGGATGACAAACTGAAACAG GTGAGAAACTACATCCGGGAGCACAGTCCGCGGCAGCGCCCCAGCAGCACCCGAGACGGCTGGAAGAGGAGTGGCCACAGCAGTGCTAGCACTAGTGGGGTGAGCAGCAGTAATGCTAGCTTGGTCAGCAGTGCCAGCAGCTCCACCGGATCCACAGGCTCCACCGGCAACTCCACGTCCAACTGCAGCACAGCTAACATCAGCCGTGCCCACAGCGACGGGAACCTGTCCAGTGCAGCTGAGCGCATCCGGGACTCCAAG AAACGCTCTAAGCAGAGGAAGCTGCAGCAGAAAGCCCTGCGTAAGAGACAGCTGAAGGAACAGAGACAGGCCCGCAAGGAGAGGCTGAGTGGCCTGTTCCTCAACGAAGAGGTGCTGTCACTCAAAGTCACCGAGGAGGACCATGGAGAAGATGTGGTGGATGTCTTCATGTGA